From the genome of Streptomyces sp. NBC_00523:
CGCGCCCCCTTCACCTGGTATCCGCCGCTCCTCGACTACCTCGGCGGCAAGATCGCCCTGCCCGAGCCCTTCGGCCTCCGCCACGCCTGGGCCGAGAAGCCCTGGCGCCACCGCTTCATGGCCGACGACGCCATGCGCGCCGCCACCCCCGTCCTGCGCGTCGTGCACAACGCCGCCATCAAGGTCCTGGAGGAGCACGGCGTGGACACCGAGCGCTTCAACAGCCGCTCGTCGGTCCTCAGCGGCCTCGTCCAGCAGCCCAGCCCCGGCAAGGCCGACCTCTACGACGCGTAACCCCCGCGTACGCGAACGGGGCGCCCCGGAAGAAGTCCGGAGCGCCCCGCACGAGCGACGAGTCAGGCGGCCGGCCAGGCGTCCGCCAGCATCTTCCGCGTGTCCGCCAGCAGCTGCGGCAGCACCCGGGTGTGCCCCACCACCGGCATGAAGTTCGCGTCCCCGCCCCACCGGGGCACCAGGTGCTGATGCAGATGCGCGGCGATCCCCGCCCCCGCCACCGCACCCTGGTTCATCCCGATGTTGAACCCGTGCGCACCCGAAGCCGCCCGCAGCGCACGCATCGCCCGCTTCGTGAAATCGGCCAGCTCCGCCGTCTCCGGACCGTCCAGCTCCGTGTAGTCCGCGACGTGCCGGTACGGCACCACCATCAGGTGGCCCCCGTTGTACGGGTAAAGATTCAGCACGGCGTACACCTTCGCACCGCGCGCGACGACGAGCCCGTCCTCGTCCGACTTCTCCGGAATCCCGCAGAACGGACAGCCGTCCCCCGCCTCCGGGC
Proteins encoded in this window:
- a CDS encoding HIT family protein — its product is MLAGMTSEPEQQIGVGTPDAFQRLWTPHRMAYIQGENKPTGPEAGDGCPFCGIPEKSDEDGLVVARGAKVYAVLNLYPYNGGHLMVVPYRHVADYTELDGPETAELADFTKRAMRALRAASGAHGFNIGMNQGAVAGAGIAAHLHQHLVPRWGGDANFMPVVGHTRVLPQLLADTRKMLADAWPAA